A window of Candidatus Bathyarchaeota archaeon genomic DNA:
AATAAAAAGGTTGCCTATCTACTGCGTTCACTTCGCACTTTAGGTCCAAGCAGCGTCCACAGCCAGTCAGCGAATTCTTGAAGGTTCTTGGTTTGAATGTGTACTTCACCGGGGCCTGTGATTTGGGTGACTAAGCCCTCGCCGCTTAGCAGGGTTTCTTTTAAGCCGCCAAATCGTGTGACTTTGTAGCTGCAGGATTGGCTGAAGCCGACGAGATGAAAGTTGTCTACGATTAGGGTTTGACCAGCCTCAAGCCTGTGAGTGTCAATGGCGCCGAAAGTGTTGATGAACATTTGCCCGCTGCCTGTAGCTTTAATCATGAATAAGCCTTGCCCAAAGAGTCCTTTAGTGAAGCCTTCCCATTTAACGTCTAAGTCGATGCCTTGTGTGGAGGCGATGTATGCGGATTTCTGGATGACATATCCGCTACCTGGTGCGATGTCAAGTTGTTTTATGTCGCCAACTGGAGCTGCGACAAACGCGGCTTCACCCTGTCCGTTTTGGGCGGTGTAGTCGTTAACCCAGAAGGATTGCCCACCGATGATGCTTAAGCCTAAGCTGCCAAGCAGGCTTTTTTCGCGTTTTCTTGTGTGGACTTCGATGTTGGGGGTCATGTAAGTCATGGCGCCTGATTCTGCAGTTATGGTTTCTCCCTGCTCGAGGTTTGCGACGAGCATAGAGTATGAGGGTTTGTATTTGATTTCGAATTTCATGGTAATTCTCTCCTAACTTGCGTTAGTTATAAAAACCCCTTAGTGAACCCTGTTAATAAAGTAATGACACAAAGGGCTTTGGGCAACGCATGGTAACGGCTGCATCGGTTTGGGTGATTGTAAAGAAGACGTTTAGTTTAACGCTTATTTTTAATGCGTTGATGACTTTGGGATGCGTAGCTGGCATCATTTACGGCTTCTATTTGGCGTTCCCAAATTGGCAGCCCTATACGCCTTATTTGCTTGACGGGAACCTGTTTTGGTTCGCCATCGCTGCGGCACTCATCAACATCTTCCCCAGCGCGGCCATAGGAAGAGCCCTACATACAGGCAGGTTCCTTTTCCATCACTATGTATACGGGTTTTTTGTGTTAGCAGGATCATCGGCGTACGTGTTTTTCTTTACTCCGATTCCACTGCAAAACCTGTTTTTGGTCGATTCAAGTAGCATAGCGGTTAATGCAGTGCGTGTTTGCTTGTTGGCTGGTGTAGCGTTGTTGCTTGATGATTTGCCTGATGTTAACAAGCGTGTTGAAGCGGGGTTGAACTGGATGAAATCTAAAGCTTTCCAAGTACGCAAAGGGCTACATATCATGCAAATCTTAACTGGCGGATTTGCTATCTACTGCGCTTCTGCGATGATACTTTCAACGGTTTTTGTTGACGCACAACGTGCACTTCCGAATTCTTTCTGTATAGGTTCACTACTCATAACGGGCATCACTTCGTTTGTACTCGCAAAGAGGGGCGCATGGCTAAAAATTACTCCACCAACACCTAAAGCGCCTAAGCTTTCTGTTTAGCGATTTCTCTGCCTATAGCTTCAAGTTGTTCACGGCTGAATCTGCGTTGGCTTCCGTGGTTTGTTAGGTAGTTTGGCAGCTGCAGGAGTTTGAGCACGGGTACTGTGGGGTTGTTTAGTTGGAGCGTAGCGTGTTTGTTGGTTATTACCACTATGCCTTCAACCCAAACACCCAAAGAACGCAGATGCGGTGCGTTGTCGAGGATTTGTTTTATTTTGGCGACATTCCGTTTGACTTGGCGGCTTGGACTGGCGTTGAAGTTGCGTTTGCCTGCTCTCTGCCATTGGTTGCCTACGCAGTTTATGATTCCAGTCCAATTTTTAGTTTCCAAAACAAAAACACCGCTTGGCGCTAAGACAACGTGGTCTATGTCCCCTGCGCCGTCTTTGAGGTAGAGGTCGTTTATGAGATAATAGTCGTCGCTTAATGTACTACCAAGGAGTTTGACGACTTGTTTTTCGCCTTGCAAGCCACCACTGTAGATGCGGTATTTGCGCAAATAAAAGTAAAACCCAATCAGAGGCACAACCAGAAGAATCAGCCCCGCCTGCTCCAACAGACCAACCTGCAACGTAGAAAGCACCCTAAAAGCTACTGCAGTTAAACCAGCAAAAATGATCAGAAAACAGAATGAGGCTTTGGCGAGGTTTCTTCTGGTTTGGTTCTTGAGGTAACTACTTGAGGCTTTTATTTTGCGCATACAGATAATGGATTGACTATTAGGGTATATTACGGTTGGGCTGTTTGTAGCTTAGTCTAGTCTACAGAAAAATCTCCCGCGTAACTATAGACGTGGGTGTTTGCTGGTTGGCTGTTTTTGGGTTAGAGACCGTTAGAAGCTCAAATTCAACCCATAGTTCAAAGAATAATAAAGCAACATCGAAAAACAAGCTGTTGCTCTGCCGCCTCCGCCCCTCACTTATATATATGCGGACATGGGCGGCTACGGGATTTTGAACCGCGTTATAGCCACCTGCCCTCTGTAACATGGGTGACCACAAAACGGAGTTACTGCCAATCACGGGTTGTTCTTGAAAAAACC
This region includes:
- a CDS encoding TIGR00266 family protein, yielding MKFEIKYKPSYSMLVANLEQGETITAESGAMTYMTPNIEVHTRKREKSLLGSLGLSIIGGQSFWVNDYTAQNGQGEAAFVAAPVGDIKQLDIAPGSGYVIQKSAYIASTQGIDLDVKWEGFTKGLFGQGLFMIKATGSGQMFINTFGAIDTHRLEAGQTLIVDNFHLVGFSQSCSYKVTRFGGLKETLLSGEGLVTQITGPGEVHIQTKNLQEFADWLWTLLGPKVRSERSR
- a CDS encoding NERD domain-containing protein, which produces MRKIKASSSYLKNQTRRNLAKASFCFLIIFAGLTAVAFRVLSTLQVGLLEQAGLILLVVPLIGFYFYLRKYRIYSGGLQGEKQVVKLLGSTLSDDYYLINDLYLKDGAGDIDHVVLAPSGVFVLETKNWTGIINCVGNQWQRAGKRNFNASPSRQVKRNVAKIKQILDNAPHLRSLGVWVEGIVVITNKHATLQLNNPTVPVLKLLQLPNYLTNHGSQRRFSREQLEAIGREIAKQKA